ATGGAACGGACGATGCAATTGGCCAACGGGGTGGACGTCGATGATGCCATCGAACGCCTCGGCAAGGCCGTCGCCGCCATCCCGGGCGTTCTCGCACAACCCGCACCACTCATCGGCGTCAGCGACTATACGCTCTCGGGCCCCGTGCTGTCGATCCGCCCATACTGCAAGCCCGCAGACGCACTGGCCGTACAGGCCTCGATCAACGAGGTCGTACGCCGCGTCTCGAAGGAAGCCGGATATCCCGCACCCGAAGTAGCCTACGTCGTCCGCCAGGCCTGACCATGATGCTCGTCCGACTCATCGCCTCCCTGCTTCCGATGCTCGTCATCACGACGGCATGTGCCCAGCGGCACGAGGAAAACGTCGTACCGCCCCCTTCACGTTCATCCAACACATCGTCAACGACAATGTCAACGCAAACGCTCGATACGGCCACCCTGGGTGGCGGTTGCTTCTGGTGTATCGAAGCTGTCTACCAGCGCCTCGACGGCGTCACCTCCGTCGTCAGCGGCTACAGCGGCGGCTCGGTACCGAATCCCACGTACAGGATCGTCGGTCAGGGCAACAGCGGCCATGCCGAAGTATGCCAGATCACCTTCGACTGTTCGAAGGTATCGTTCTCGGACGTCCTGCACGTCTTCTTCTCCGCACACGATCCCACGACGCTCAACCGCCAGGGCAACGATGTCGGAACGCAGTACCGGAGCGTGATCTTCTACCACGACGACGAGCAGAAGAAGATCGCCGAGGACTATATCGCCCAGCTCGAGGCCGCGAAGACGTGGCCCGATCCGATCGTCACGGAGATCAGTCCCTTCACGGTCTTCTACAAGGCCGAGGACTATCACCAGAACTACTTCAACCAGAACGGTTCACAGCCGTACTGCGCCTTCGTCGTCCGCCCCAAGGTCGAGAAGTTCATGAAGCAGTTCAAGGACAGGGTCAGGCAGTAGATCCGGATCGGAACAGAACGGCCGGTGCCGCAGTGAGAACGTTCGACCATCCACCGTGTATGGACCATATCGGTGATTCATCCTCCAACCGGGACTATCGTATGCGTATTCTCGCTATCGCCCTCATGCTGATCGGCGGCATGATGTCGCTCCATGCCCAGACGGGATGCTGCGCGACCTCGTCCGTAG
The Candidatus Kapaibacterium thiocyanatum genome window above contains:
- a CDS encoding peptide-methionine (S)-S-oxide reductase — encoded protein: MSTQTLDTATLGGGCFWCIEAVYQRLDGVTSVVSGYSGGSVPNPTYRIVGQGNSGHAEVCQITFDCSKVSFSDVLHVFFSAHDPTTLNRQGNDVGTQYRSVIFYHDDEQKKIAEDYIAQLEAAKTWPDPIVTEISPFTVFYKAEDYHQNYFNQNGSQPYCAFVVRPKVEKFMKQFKDRVRQ